One window from the genome of Oncorhynchus gorbuscha isolate QuinsamMale2020 ecotype Even-year linkage group LG14, OgorEven_v1.0, whole genome shotgun sequence encodes:
- the gpr22a gene encoding G-protein coupled receptor 22, which translates to MHTPPVLISEATMSNVTVLDTSEPSDLDMTQSAIPYPVSFQVSLTGFLLLEIVLGLSSNLTVLVLYCMKQNLITSVSNIVTMNLHVLDVLVCVSCIPLTAVVILLPLEADTALVCCFHEACVSFASVATASNVLAITVDRYDISVRPANRMLTMGRAVALLGLIWAMSFFSFLVPFMEVGFFSDFGSESVNQTAVASVVHTNEYYTELGLYYHLLAQIPIFFFTAVVMLVTYYKILQALNIRIGTRFQHNQPKKKQRKKKTISLTTATQVESTDASQGSGAVRGGGNPPAVLSMRTSVSVLMALRRAVKRHRERRERQKRVFRMSLLIISTFLLCWTPITVLNTVILSAGPSDFTVKLRLGFLVMAYGTTIFHPLLYAFTRQKFQKVLKSKMKKRVVSVVEAEPMPNNVVIHNSWIDPKRNNKKVTFEETEVRQKCLSSQDLEQNNIVCQP; encoded by the exons ATGCATACCCCTCCTGTGCTGATCTCAGAAGCCACCATGAGCAACGTGACTGTCCTCGACACCTCAGAACCCTCTGACCTTGATATGACCCAGTCTGCCATCCCCTACCCTGTCAGCTTCCAG GTGTCGCTGACAGGGTTCCTGCTGCTAGAGATCGTGCTGGGCCTAAGCAGCAACCTGACAGTGCTGGTCCTTTACTGCATGAAGCAGAACCTCATCACCTCCGTGTCCAACATCGTCACCATGAATCTGCACGTCCTAGACGTACTA GTTTGTGTGTCTTGCATCCCTCTGACTGCCGTGGTAATACTCCTCCCCCTAGAGGCTGATACGGCGCTGGTCTGCTGCTTCCACGAGGCCTGTGTCTCCTTCGCTAGCGTGGCCACTGCCTCGAACGTGCTAGCCATCACCGTCGACCGCTACGACATCTCAGTGCGTCCAGCCAACCGCATGCTAACCATGGGCCGCGCCGTGGCTCTGTTGGGCTTGATTTGGGCTATGTCCTTCTTCAGTTTCCTGGTCCCCTTCATGGAGGTGGGCTTCTTCAGCGATTTTGGCTCGGAGTCCGTCAACCAGACTGCAGTCGCCTCTGTGGTCCATACGAACGAGTACTACACAGAGCTGGGGCTGTATTACCACCTCCTGGCTCAGATCCCCATCTTTTTCTTCACGGCCGTAGTCATGCTGGTGACCTACTACAAGATACTCCAGGCCCTGAACATCCGCATCGGGACGCGCTTCCAACACAACCAGCCCAAGAAGAAGCAGCGCAAGAAGAAGACCATCTCCTTGACCACCGCAACGCAGGTGGAATCTACAGATGCATCCCAGGGCAGCGGGGCGGTCAGAGGGGGCGGAAACCCACCTGCTGTCCTGTCGATGCGGACCTCTGTCTCCGTCCTCATGGCTCTGCGCAGGGCCGTTAAACGCCACCGGGAACGGCGGGAGAGGCAGAAACGCGTCTTCAGGATGTCCCTACTCATCATCTCCACCTTCCTGCTCTGCTGGACGCCCATCACAGTCCTCAACACAGTCATCCTCAGCGCAGGGCCCTCAGACTTCACGGTCAAGTTGCGGTTGGGTTTCCTGGTCATGGCCTACGGGACGACTATCTTTCACCCACTGCTCTACGCCTTCACCAGGCAGAAGTTCCAGAAGGTGTTGAAGAGCAAGATGAAGAAGAGGGTGGTGTCCGTGGTGGAGGCTGAGCCCATGCCCAACAACGTGGTCATTCACAACTCCTGGATCGACCCCAAGAGGAACAACAAGAAAGTCACCTTCGAGGAGACTGAGGTCAGGCAGAAGTGTCTATCTTCCCAGGACCTGGAACAAAACAACATCGTCTGTCAACCTTGA